TATTTTCGATCATGCCTCGCTGGAGTATCACGAAACCTTAATGGCGGCTTCCGGTTTTCAAGCTGAAGAAAACCTCCACAATGCCATTAAAAATTACAAAGGACGTTATTTGCTAGCGGTTGAAGGAGGAGTTCCAACGGCCAATAATGGGGCATTTTTAACCTTAGGCCCACATGGTGAAACGGGTTTAAGCCGAGTAAAAGAAGTGGCTAAAGATGCCGCCGCTATCATTGCTGTTGGGACTTGCGCCTCCTTTGGTGGCATCCAAGCTGCTGCGCCCAATCCAACTGGAGCAAAAGGGGTACATGAAGTGGTGACACAACCGGTGGTCAACCTTGGTGGCTGTCCACCCAATGAACGCAATATTGTTGGCACACTCATGTACTACATCATGTTTGGGAAATTACCACCACTTGATATGTATAGCCGTCCTAAATGGGCTTATGGTGCGCGCGTACACGATAATTGTGAACGCCGTGGTCATTTTGATTCTGGCGAATTTGTCGAAACCTTTGGCAGCCAAGAAGCCAAAGATGGTTATTGTTTGTATAAAGTCGGCTGCAAAGGTCCATACACCTATAACAACTGCCCAACCGAGCGCTTTAATAATCACACCAGTTGGCCAGTACTGGCAGGCCACGGTTGCATTGGTTGTTCTGAGCCTAATTTTTGGGACACCATGTCAGATTTTGAGAAACCGTTGAGTCGCCAATTACTTAAAGGGCTAGATACCACCGCCGATA
This Vibrio aphrogenes DNA region includes the following protein-coding sequences:
- a CDS encoding hydrogenase small subunit, with protein sequence MDTHNALFQLGKSRLKKLKQDPSLKSSSNLIDKLAEHGISRRDFMKWSAALTSILALPSPFTSLVAEAAEIADRVPLIWLHLAECTGCSESLIRADTPNIDSIIFDHASLEYHETLMAASGFQAEENLHNAIKNYKGRYLLAVEGGVPTANNGAFLTLGPHGETGLSRVKEVAKDAAAIIAVGTCASFGGIQAAAPNPTGAKGVHEVVTQPVVNLGGCPPNERNIVGTLMYYIMFGKLPPLDMYSRPKWAYGARVHDNCERRGHFDSGEFVETFGSQEAKDGYCLYKVGCKGPYTYNNCPTERFNNHTSWPVLAGHGCIGCSEPNFWDTMSDFEKPLSRQLLKGLDTTADTVGAVVLGAAVVGIGGHAVASFFAKPVDE